In Fulvia fulva chromosome 10, complete sequence, a single window of DNA contains:
- a CDS encoding Aldehyde dehydrogenase, dimeric NADP-preferring, translating to MDQSAIRDVTGGAQETGRVLEHKLNHIFYTGGGKVGRIVAMAAAKHLTPTVLELGGQAPAVVTKTANIDLAAKRIVNFKLNNVGQVCLNVNHVFVDPVVYDKLHWLKEWLKDDTSWLAHIISEPHYQRVMNLLNKTDGVVAYTGPNDPAKRFVHPSIITDVKTTDSLMSKELFAPFIPVLKADVDTAVSTIDAGPYPLGLYNFSSSQQEIDSVLDRTASGGVTINDVALHVASPGTPFGGVGESGHGAYHGKSGFDAFSHTRPVVGRPDWMDALASFRYGPPQLENVPKFDTAQATWKRGEKLEDQSSGSKSFLGLW from the exons ATGGATCAGAGTGCTATTCGGGATGTGACTGGAGGTGCGCAGGAGACTGGACGGGTACTGGAGCATAAGCTTAACCACATCTTCTACACGGGAGGTGGGAAGGTTGGGAGAATCGTTGCGATGGCTGCTGCGAAGCATCTGACCCCAACTGTATTGGAGTTGGGTGGGCAGGCGCCTGCGGTGGTTACGAAGACGGCAAACATTGATCTTGCTGCTAAGCGTATTGTCAACTTCAAACTGAACAACGTCGGTCAGGTCTGTCTGAACGTCAATCACGTCTTTGTGGACCCTGTGGTATACGACAAGCTG CACTGGTTGAAAGAATGGCTCAAGGACGACACCTCTTGGTTGGCACACATCATCTCGGAGCCACACTATCAGCGAGTCATGAATCTCCTTAACAAAACGGACGGCGTGGTGGCATACACTGGTCCAAATGACCCAGCTAAGAGGTTCGTTCATCCGAGCATCATCACAGATGTCAAGACCACAGACAGCTTAATGTCGAAAGAGCTCTTCGCGCCCTTCATTCCAGTGCTCAAGGCCGACGTCGATACTGCCGTATCTACGATTGATGCCGGCCCATATCCTCTGGGTCTCTACAACTTCTCCAGCTCGCAACAAGAGATTGACTCTGTCCTAGACCGGACTGCTAGCGGTGGAGTCACCATCAACGATGTTGCTCTGCACGTTGCTTCGCCGGGAACGCCGTTCGGAGGCGTCGGTGAGTCAGGTCATGGCGCTTATCATGGCAAGTCTGGGTTTGATGCCTTCTCACATACACGACCTGTTGTCGGACGACCAGACTGGATGGATGCTCTAGCATCGTTCAGGTACGGTCCACCGCAGCTCGAGAATGTCCCGAAGTTCGACACTGCGCAGGCGACATGGAAGCGCGGCGAGAAGTTGGAGGATCAGTCGTCGGGTTCGAAGAGCTTTCTTGGGCTGTGGTAA
- a CDS encoding Reticulon-like protein 1 produces the protein MDNIRNSQTVQNLANGPVAEKARNEADATKNEFGNLAASRQTPQTQTATGQDLTHYHSFFYNLLSWENPRATAISYAMIVAFVFTTRYVPVTRYALRVLYITLGVTAALEIAGKVILGEGLASKLRPRKYYTIPHENLESVLSDVEELTNFFVIEFQRIVFAENVYATVAAFVTAFLGYYLVKIMPAWGLVLLSTTVIYFAPLVYISNKELIDYHINNASNIVAEQTSQLREVAAQQTNNAVSSTSSLLKDYTGKAQEAIGQTKQAAVEKNIISPETAEKITPEKSVHDAEFPSAPKEEPSGPELTQAEEKTAEPIVA, from the exons ATGGACAACATCCGAAACTCGCAGACGGTGCAGAACCTCGCCAACGGCCCCGTCGCTGAGAAGGCACGCAACGAAGCCGATGCCACCAAGAACGAGTTCGGCAACCTCGCAGCCTCCCGCCAGACACCACAGACACAGACCGCCACCGGCCAGGACCTCACACACTACCACTCCTTCTTCTACAACCTCCTTAGCTGGGAGAACCCACGCGCAACCGCCATCAGCTATGCCATGATTGTCGCCTTTGTCTTCACCACACGCTACGTCCCAGTCACGAGATATGCCCTCAGAGTGCTGTACATTACCTTGGGCGTTACCGCAGCTCTGGAGATTGCTGGCAAGGTCATCCTGGGCGAGGGACTGGCGAGCAAGCTGCGACCGAGAAAGTACTACACCATCCCACACGAGAACCTCGAGAGTGTACTTAGCGATGTCGAGGAGCTTACCAACTTCTTCGTCATCGAGTTCCAGCGCATTGTCTTCGCTGAGAACGTGTACGCCACTGTTGCT GCCTTCGTCACCGCATTCCTCGGCTACTACCTCGTCAAGATCATGCCAGCTTGGGGACTTGTTCTGCTCAGTACTACTGTCATCTACTTCGCTCCACTCGTGTACATCAGCAACAAGGAGTTGATCGACTACCACATTAACAATGCCTCCAACATCGTTGCCGAGCAGACCAGCCAGCTTCGCGAGGTTGCAGCTCAACAGACCAACAACGCCGTGTCAAGCACTTCCAGCCTGCTCAAGGACTACACCGGCAAGGCTCAAGAGGCTATCGGACAGACCAAGCAGGCTGCTGTTGAGAAGAACATCATCAGCCCAGAGACCGCTGAGAAGATCACCCCAGAGAAGTCCGTGCACGATGCTGAGTTCCCAAGCGCGCCAAAGGAGGAGCCATCTGGCCCCGAGCTTACTCAGGCTGAGGAGAAGACTGCCGAGCCAATCGTTGCATAG